Proteins encoded in a region of the Streptomyces akebiae genome:
- a CDS encoding outer membrane protein assembly factor BamB family protein: MTFGPPPSPFTASADTARTARRRRTRLLGSVAAAVVAALCAGAGLLAYATEDDPTPGDTKSAAAPQHPDDVRETVEKRPRTISGRMAFRFSVDDVGPGEHTEMPGLWATKTILAKGINRTLAGYEIGQDVTLGDEAWRVRLDGPICGTTHHVTADGRTAVLFRADSGEQALCDHVAFLDLDTGRKLWQKALPSTGAPHYAETLPSVTLTRGTVAVTWSKGSSAYAMSSGEELWRKRRTDGCRDTGSAGGKALLIRDTCVVRKTLDYTFRIRSVDPRTGEVRWTYDVTKGVRNVYLMSSEPAVLGTAAGDVNITDLITLDENGDYRATISLGNGTYVADCASQTNVNTIDDCPSVVVGDGQVFLESREDPDQTAEANSNWIIGFDVETGKTTKKFESGHNQLLHPLRMSGDQLLAYRESTDNIRPYGLVSIDPRSGRETPYYYFGLPIEATILATPKLVDIRVQNGRLFFGARVATGPDDGQEKKWVWLVLGIEAVRPGT; this comes from the coding sequence ATGACCTTCGGGCCGCCTCCCTCCCCGTTCACCGCGTCCGCCGACACGGCGCGGACCGCACGCCGACGCCGTACGAGACTGCTGGGATCAGTGGCGGCCGCCGTGGTCGCCGCGCTGTGTGCGGGCGCCGGGCTGCTGGCGTACGCGACCGAGGATGATCCCACCCCCGGCGACACAAAGTCAGCCGCCGCCCCCCAGCACCCGGATGACGTTCGCGAGACCGTCGAGAAACGCCCCCGCACCATCAGTGGACGGATGGCGTTCCGCTTCTCGGTCGACGACGTGGGCCCGGGCGAGCACACAGAGATGCCGGGGCTGTGGGCCACGAAGACGATCCTCGCCAAGGGCATCAACCGCACGCTCGCGGGCTACGAGATCGGCCAGGACGTGACCCTGGGCGACGAGGCCTGGCGGGTCAGACTGGACGGCCCGATCTGCGGTACGACGCACCATGTGACCGCCGACGGCCGTACGGCGGTGCTGTTCAGGGCGGACTCGGGGGAGCAGGCGCTCTGCGACCACGTGGCGTTCCTCGACCTCGACACGGGCAGGAAGCTCTGGCAGAAGGCGCTCCCCTCGACCGGCGCACCGCACTATGCCGAGACCCTGCCCAGCGTCACCCTGACCAGGGGCACCGTGGCTGTGACGTGGAGCAAGGGATCGAGCGCGTACGCGATGTCCTCGGGCGAGGAACTTTGGCGCAAACGGCGCACCGACGGTTGCCGGGACACGGGCAGTGCAGGCGGAAAGGCCCTGCTGATCCGCGACACCTGCGTCGTCAGGAAGACGCTCGATTACACCTTCCGGATCCGCAGCGTCGACCCTCGCACCGGCGAGGTGCGGTGGACGTACGACGTCACCAAGGGCGTCCGGAACGTCTACCTGATGTCCAGCGAACCGGCCGTCCTCGGCACCGCGGCAGGCGATGTCAACATCACCGACCTGATCACGCTCGATGAGAACGGTGACTACCGCGCGACGATCAGCCTTGGCAACGGCACGTATGTCGCCGACTGCGCGAGCCAGACGAACGTCAACACGATCGACGACTGCCCGTCCGTGGTGGTCGGAGACGGTCAGGTCTTCCTGGAGAGCAGGGAAGACCCGGACCAGACAGCCGAGGCGAACTCCAACTGGATCATCGGGTTCGACGTCGAAACGGGAAAGACGACGAAGAAGTTCGAGTCGGGCCACAACCAACTCCTCCACCCCTTGCGCATGAGCGGTGACCAACTCCTCGCATACCGAGAGAGCACCGACAACATCAGGCCCTACGGCCTCGTCAGCATCGACCCCCGAAGCGGCAGGGAAACGCCCTACTACTACTTCGGCCTCCCCATCGAGGCGACGATCCTGGCGACCCCGAAACTGGTCGACATCCGCGTCCAGAACGGCCGCCTCTTCTTCGGAGCAAGGGTGGCGACGGGCCCGGACGACGGCCAGGAGAAGAAGTGGGTGTGGCTGGTGCTGGGCATCGAGGCCGTGCGACCCGGGACGTGA
- the mycP gene encoding type VII secretion-associated serine protease mycosin has protein sequence MLSTAAPGAGPEAPGTSDTRVRLDGSGACAFPAKQIKGTPWALQRVLLDELWQGTDKGKGIRVAVIDTGVDDRNPQLKAAVDKAAGRDFLAKGKGADPTNDREGHGTKVAGIIAARPHDGTGFVGLAPNATIIPIRQNDAENSGDSDSMAEAITYAVSQGADVINISQDTTKPLSGTSRLAQAVRAALERDVVVVASAGNDGLDGTYKNTYPAAFPGVLAVASSDRNNERASFSQAGAFVGVAAPGVDIVSTVPGGGQCTDNGTSFSAPFVSGVAALLKEKHRDWSTAQIVTQIEQTAERSVNGHDNFVGWGVVDPVRAVQDSDVADPPSSPTPDPGVSKAPAPDTARFSLAETPQERDERYATYTLGLAAAVVTVIVGTAVVLRDLRRRHRRKGA, from the coding sequence AGGCGCCCGGTACGTCCGACACGCGCGTGCGGCTCGACGGCAGCGGTGCGTGCGCGTTCCCGGCCAAGCAGATCAAGGGCACGCCCTGGGCGTTGCAGCGTGTGCTCCTGGACGAACTCTGGCAGGGCACCGACAAGGGCAAGGGCATCCGGGTTGCGGTCATCGACACCGGAGTCGACGACCGCAACCCGCAGTTGAAGGCGGCGGTCGACAAGGCCGCAGGCCGCGACTTCCTGGCAAAGGGCAAGGGCGCCGATCCCACGAACGACCGCGAGGGACACGGGACGAAGGTCGCGGGCATCATCGCGGCCCGGCCGCACGACGGCACGGGCTTCGTGGGCCTTGCCCCCAACGCCACGATCATCCCGATCCGCCAGAACGACGCCGAGAACAGCGGCGACTCGGACTCCATGGCGGAGGCGATCACCTACGCCGTCTCCCAGGGTGCCGACGTCATCAACATCTCCCAGGACACGACCAAGCCCCTGTCCGGCACCTCCAGGCTCGCGCAGGCGGTCCGCGCCGCCCTTGAGCGCGACGTCGTCGTGGTCGCCTCCGCAGGCAATGACGGCCTCGACGGCACGTACAAGAACACCTATCCGGCTGCGTTCCCCGGTGTCCTCGCGGTGGCGTCCTCGGACCGCAACAACGAGCGGGCGTCCTTCTCCCAGGCGGGCGCATTCGTGGGCGTGGCGGCCCCTGGCGTCGACATCGTTTCCACGGTCCCGGGCGGCGGTCAGTGCACGGACAACGGCACCAGCTTCTCCGCCCCGTTCGTCTCCGGGGTTGCCGCGCTCCTCAAGGAGAAGCACCGGGACTGGTCGACCGCGCAGATCGTGACCCAGATCGAGCAGACGGCCGAACGCTCCGTCAACGGCCACGACAACTTCGTCGGCTGGGGTGTGGTCGACCCGGTCCGCGCCGTCCAGGACTCCGACGTGGCCGACCCGCCCTCGTCGCCGACCCCGGACCCCGGAGTGTCCAAGGCCCCGGCCCCCGACACCGCCCGCTTCTCGCTCGCCGAGACCCCGCAGGAACGCGACGAGCGCTACGCCACGTACACCCTCGGCCTCGCCGCGGCCGTGGTCACGGTCATCGTCGGCACGGCGGTCGTCTTGCGCGATCTGCGCCGCCGGCACCGCAGAAAGGGCGCTTGA
- a CDS encoding WXG100 family type VII secretion target, giving the protein MSTSYDRTAISYATVTQAASDVRKTATDLTQELEALMQEVKRVAETWEGEAKTAYGDIQRKNTTEMQQMTEKLRFIADLLDRSVVGYQGTDLDGAKRIRMLMG; this is encoded by the coding sequence ATGAGCACCAGCTATGACCGCACAGCGATCAGCTACGCAACAGTCACCCAGGCCGCGAGCGACGTCCGCAAGACCGCCACGGACCTGACCCAGGAGCTCGAAGCCCTCATGCAGGAGGTGAAGCGCGTCGCCGAAACCTGGGAGGGTGAGGCGAAGACCGCGTACGGAGACATCCAGCGCAAGAACACCACCGAGATGCAGCAGATGACCGAAAAGCTCCGCTTCATCGCCGACCTCCTGGACAGGTCGGTCGTCGGCTACCAGGGCACAGACCTGGACGGCGCGAAGCGCATCCGCATGTTGATGGGCTGA
- a CDS encoding DUF397 domain-containing protein, whose amino-acid sequence MADGLDKGAEKALKERKEREKDELYSLDISGVEWHSAPGTEEHEERVEIAYLPEGAVAMRSSLDPDTVLRYTEAEWRAFVLGARDGEFDLEPAPHNGGLEQGAGAAQQEG is encoded by the coding sequence ATGGCCGATGGGCTGGACAAGGGTGCCGAGAAAGCACTCAAGGAACGCAAAGAGCGCGAGAAGGACGAGCTCTACTCGCTGGACATCTCGGGGGTGGAGTGGCACAGCGCGCCCGGTACCGAGGAGCATGAGGAGCGGGTGGAAATCGCGTACTTGCCCGAGGGTGCCGTGGCCATGAGGTCGTCGCTCGATCCGGACACCGTGCTGCGGTACACCGAAGCCGAGTGGCGGGCTTTCGTGCTCGGTGCGCGGGACGGGGAGTTCGACCTGGAGCCGGCACCTCACAACGGCGGGCTGGAGCAAGGGGCTGGCGCCGCACAGCAAGAAGGGTGA
- a CDS encoding WXG100 family type VII secretion target codes for MSGTPDQKRENDQLIALANKIQNFHVEVSRRVTSLNTVVDMIQGGWQGAASQEYDRVQREVNVHLKKLQDNLVDLEDVMRMAVNGFDEHEQERIAEIRKVDNSSESQAQAEAGMRGQTYTTDRITSLA; via the coding sequence GTGAGTGGGACCCCGGACCAGAAACGCGAGAATGACCAACTCATCGCGCTGGCCAACAAGATCCAGAACTTCCACGTCGAGGTGAGCCGTCGTGTGACGTCGCTCAATACCGTGGTGGACATGATCCAGGGCGGCTGGCAGGGCGCGGCGAGCCAGGAGTACGACAGGGTGCAGCGAGAGGTGAACGTCCACCTCAAGAAGCTCCAGGACAACCTCGTCGACCTGGAAGACGTCATGCGCATGGCCGTCAACGGGTTCGACGAGCATGAGCAGGAGCGCATCGCGGAGATCCGGAAGGTGGACAACTCCTCGGAGTCCCAGGCCCAGGCAGAGGCCGGGATGAGGGGCCAGACGTACACCACCGACCGCATCACCAGCCTCGCCTGA